The genomic stretch CGGCAAGGCGCATGCCGCGCGGAGTTGCTCGACAGTAACCCGGGGGCCAAAGCGGGCCGCGCGATGGGCAGATTCAGCTTTTCTTCAGGAACAGCGAATCGTAGAGCAGGCCGGCAAGGAAGCCTCCGGCCAGCGGCCCCACCCAGTAGACGCCATGATTGGCCCAGTGACCGGCGGCCAGCGCGGGACCGAAGGCCCGTGCGGGGTTCATGGCCGCGCCGGTCAGCGGGCCGCCCATGAGGACGTCCATGGTGATGGTCAGGCCGATGCCGAAGCCGGCGATCTTGTTAAAGGCGCCCTTCTCATCTACCGCGGTGGCAAAGACCACCAACACGAGGAAGAAGGTCATGACGCTCTCGAGGATCATGCCGTTGAGGCGCGTGAAGTCGCGCGCCAGGTCCGGCGTGCCCAGGGCCACGGCGCGCCAGGTGTCTTCGGGAACGAGCATCTTCAGCAGAAAGGCGGCCGCCACTGCGCCCGCCAGTTGCGCCGCCCAGTACCCCACGACCTCCAGAGTGCTGAAGCGCTTGGTCACCCAGAAGCCGATGGTCACCGCGGGATTGAAGTGGCCCCCGCAGATGTGGCCCAGTGCTGTGATCATGATTCCTATCGCCAGCCCATGCGCGACGGCAATCCCCAGGAGACCCGGCCCACCCGTGCCGTGCAGGAACTGATCCGCACAGATGGAGCCGGCTCCGATGAAGATCAAGGTGAACGTGCCGATGAATTCGGCGACAAGTTTCTGCGGCATGCTGTACATCGAGGTAGCCTCCGGCCGGATCAAGCAGGCGGGCAGCATCCGGCTGTGCCTATCGCGCGGATTCTACTCAAACCCGCGCGGGCAGTCAAAACAACTATTGAAAGATGGGAAAGGGTGGCGGAGCGCTGAACTGTTGAACAATTCAAACGTTCAACGGTTCAACGGCGTAGCGCAAGTGCCGCCGGAAGGAGAATGCGCCCCGCGGGTTACCGGGAAGTGCCTACGGCCGCGGCGCACGGCGTGAGCCAGTTGTGGCGGTCGGGCTTGGTACCGCTGGTCAGGGCGAAGAACTCTTCCTGCAGGCGCCTGGTGACCGGTCCGGCCACGCCCTTGCCCACCTGGATGTGGTCCACCGAGCGGATGGGCGTGACCTCCACGGCCGTGCCCACGAAGAAAACCTCATCCACGATGTACAGCATCTCGCGCGGGATGATCTGCTCCTTC from Terriglobia bacterium encodes the following:
- a CDS encoding aquaporin; translated protein: MYSMPQKLVAEFIGTFTLIFIGAGSICADQFLHGTGGPGLLGIAVAHGLAIGIMITALGHICGGHFNPAVTIGFWVTKRFSTLEVVGYWAAQLAGAVAAAFLLKMLVPEDTWRAVALGTPDLARDFTRLNGMILESVMTFFLVLVVFATAVDEKGAFNKIAGFGIGLTITMDVLMGGPLTGAAMNPARAFGPALAAGHWANHGVYWVGPLAGGFLAGLLYDSLFLKKS